A section of the Malania oleifera isolate guangnan ecotype guangnan chromosome 2, ASM2987363v1, whole genome shotgun sequence genome encodes:
- the LOC131148248 gene encoding uncharacterized protein LOC131148248, with protein sequence MLLTEYDITYVTRKAIKGSAIAEYLVNRAVKDYQPMEFNFPDKGINSIIQEEEDPKKWTMLFDRAVNVWGYRIGVVLISLEGKHYPVMAKLIFPCTNNIDEYEACILGLQVAMDQGIKELMVKGDSALVIHQLSGEWETLDAKLVPYQDYINEMIKGFDSIIFSHMPRERNLIPDALATLATLFKVGKGMRVKPIRIRIQSEPVYYAVIEETDGKPWFHDINTYIQKN encoded by the coding sequence ATGCTGTTGACCGAATATGACATTACCTATGTCACCAGGAAAGCCATCAAGGGAAGCGCCATTGCGGAATATTTGGTAAACAGAGCTGTGAAGGACTACCAGCCTATGGAGTTCAATTTCCCAGACAAGGGCATTAACTCAataatccaagaagaagaagatcccAAAAAATGGACGATGTTATTTGACAGGGCAGTCAATGTGTGGGGATACAGAATAGGAGTCGTACTCATATCACTGGAAGGGAAACATTATCCAGTCATGGCCAAGCTCATTTTTCCTTGCACCAATAACATAGATGAATATGAAGCATGTATATTGGGATTACAAGTTGCCATGGATCAGGGTATCAAAGAGTTAATGGTGAAAGGAGACTCAGCCTTGGTCATTCATCAGTTGAGCGGGGAATGGGAAACCCTGGATGCCAAACTGGTACCGTATCAAGATTATATTAATGAGATGATCAAAGGATTTGATAGCATCATTTTCTCCCACATGCCGAGGGAAAGGAATTTGATTCCTGATGCGTTGGCTACTCTGGCAACTTTGTTTAAAGTAGGAAAAGGGATGAGGGTTAAGCCTATTCGAATCAGAATACAGTCAGAGCCTGTTTACTATGCAGTGATAGAAGAAACCGATGGGAAGCCTTGGTTCCACGATATCAACACATACATCCAAAAAAATTAG